The genomic region CGCTGCCGAAGTCGGCCGAATTCCTCAGCGAGCTGCGCAACCAGTTCGGCAATCTCGGCCTCGCGGCCGCTGCCTACAATGCCGGTCCGCGCCGGATCCAGGACTGGCTCGCCGGCTCTGGCTACATGCCGCAGGAGACGCGCAATTACGTCTCCGCGATCACCGGCTCCAGCGTCGACGACTGGGCCGCGGCCGGGCGCAACGGCAAGATGCCACAGCGCGCGCCGACCAAGAGTTGCCGCGAACTGATGGCGCTGCTGAAGCGCGCGCCCAACCCCTTCGTCGCAGGGCTCGAGCAGCACATCACGCTGTCGGCGGCCAAGGTCTGGGGCGTGCAGCTTGCCGCCGGCTTCAGCCGCGACAAGGCGCTCGCGATGTATGCCCGTGCCATCAAGCGGCTGTCGAACGTGATCGGCGATCAGGATCCGAGCTTGCTTTCTTCGCGGCTACGCACTCGCGGCAGCGCGACCTTCTACCAGGTGCGCATCGGCGCCGACACGCGCCCCGAAGCCGACGGCCTGTGCAACCGCATTCGCAAGGCGGGCGGGGCGTGCTTCGTGCTGAAGAACCGGGCGTGATTGCTTTGATCCCGTAGCCCGGATGAAGCGAAGCGCAATCCGGGACAGCTCTCACCGGTTGCAAAAGTGGCCCCGGATTTCGCTGGCGCTTCATCCGGGCTACCAAGGCGCATACCCGCCGTGCGCCGTCACTTGCTTGACCCATTGAGCACCGCGCCCTAAGCCGCCGCGATTGCAAAACCATCCGGTTCCCCGTGGCGCTTCCTCCGCTCGATTCTCCGCAATGGCACACCTCGTTCCGCGCCTTCCTGTGGGGTGCGCGGTCGATCGGCGCGACCGTGCTGACCCTGGTGCTGTTTGCGACCTATCTTGGCATCGGCGCGCTGGCGCATGATTCCGGCTTCTCGCTGGGCTGGACCCTGGCGAGCACCGCCTTCGTCTGGGCAGGGCCCGCGCAGATCATCGTGATCACGACGCTCGGCTCCGGCGCCACGGTGCTGCAATCGGCAATCGCGGTCACCGTCAGCGCGATCCGCCTGTTCCCGATGGTGGTCTCGGTGTTGCCGATGATGCGCACCGAACAGACCAAGCGGCGGCATCTGATCCTGGTGGCGCATCTCACCGCCGTGACGCTGTGGGTCGAGTGCTTCCGCTTCCTGCCGCAGGTGCCGCGCAACCGGCGGATCGCCTTCATCCACGGGCTCGGCTTGGGGCTGGTCTCGGTCTGCCTGATCGCCAACACGATCGGTTACATGCTCGCGGCCAATCTCACGCCGCTGTTCGCCGCCGGCATGCTGATGCTGACGCCGCTCGCCTTCCTGTTCTCCACGGCACGCAATTGCCGCGAACTCGCCGATGTCATCGCGCTGGTGCTCGGCCTATTGTTGTTCCCGCTGGCCGCGATGCTGAACAGCGGCGTCGACATCCTGGTCAGCGGGGTCGTCGCAGGCACCATTGCCTATGCCGTGCACCGGGCGAGGGCGGGCATCGTCGGGGCGCGTGCATGATCGGTTTCATCGGCGACTGGCACGCGCTTGCAATCCTGTTCGTCGCGGGCGTCATTCCCAACCAGATCTGGCGCATGCTCGGCCTGTGGTTCGGCGGCGGCATCGACGAGAACTCCGAACTCTTGGTCTGGGTGAGGGCGGTCGCCACCGCGATCCTCGCCGGGATCATCGCGCAGATCGTGGTGCAGCCGCCGGGCGCGCTCGCCAGCGTGCCGGATTGGCTACGCTACGGCGCCGTCGCCGCGGGCTTTGTCGTGTTCATGCTGGGGAGGAAATCGATCTTCGCCGGCGTGATCGCAGGCGAAATCGTCATGATCGCAGGCAAATACTGGCTCGGCTGATTGCGGCGTCCGCATTATCCGCTACTCTCGCTCCCCAAGAACAAGACAACGGGGAAACGGCATGCAGCGGCGCGCATCATCGCTATTCATTGTTGTTCTGACGGCGTTGCTGGCGGCGACGCTGCCGGCGCGTGCCGCGGACTATCCGACGCGACCGATCAAGCTCGTGGTGCCCTATGCCGCGGGCGGGCCGACTGACGTGCTCGGCCGCATCGTCGGCGAATATCTCGGGCGCGATCTCAAGCAGGTGGTCGTGGTCGAGAACAAGGCCGGCGCGCAGGGCGCGATCGGCGCCGAAGCCGTGGCGCGCTCCGATCCCGACGGCTACACGCTGTTCGTGACGGCGGCCTCGATCTTCGTGCTCAATCCGCTGCTCTACAAAAAGCTGCCCTACGATCCGGCCAGGGATTTTCGCCTGCTGTCTGTCATCACGGATGCGCCGATGATCATGGAGGTGCATCCCTCGGTGCCGGCCAGGACGATCGCGGAGTTCGTGGTCTATGCCAAGAAGAATCCCGGGAAGCTCAATTTCGGATCGGCCGGCACCGGCGGCACGGTTCATCTCGCCGGCGAGATGTTCAAGCAGATGGCCGGCGTCGAGATGACCCACGTGCCCTACAAGGGCGCCGGACCCGCGCTGCAGGATTTGCTGTCAGGCAACATCCAGCTGATGTTCGACACGCTCGGCACCGCGCTGCCGCCGGTCAAATCGGGCATGCTGCGGCCGCTCGGCGTCAGCTCGACCGAGCGCATCCCCGATTTGCCCGATCTGCCGACGATCGCCGAGAGCGGCTATCCCGATTATGCGGTCAGCGTCTGGTATGGTATCGCAGCGCCGTCGAAGGTGCCTGACGACGTGGCAGGCAAGGTCAAGGCGAGCCTCGACCGGGCCTTGAACGACGAGGCGTTCCGCGCTTCGCTGCTCAAGATCGGCTTCCCGCCGCTGCACGCGAAGAGCCAGGCCGAGATCGACGAGTTCGTGAATACCGATCGCGCGCGGTGGGCGGGCGTGGTCAAGGCGCTGAACATATCGCTGGATTGACACATGGTACGTGAAATGGAACTGCGCCAGGGCGAGGTCGCCGTCGACATGCCGACGGCGCGCGATGCCGCGCTCGTCTTCATCGGCCGCATCCGCACGCCCTGGACCTCGCGGCTGGCGACGCCGCGGCAGGGGCGGCATGACGGCCCGGTGTGCCGGCTCGAGATTTTCGAGCCCTGGGTCGCGGCGATCAAGGGCGTCGATTTCTATTCAAATCTCGAGGTGCTGTACTGGCTGCACCAGTCGCGCCGCGACATTGTGCTGCAAAGCCCGAAGAACAACGGCAATACCCGCGGCACCTTCTCGCTGCGCTCGCCGGTACGCCCCAACCCGATCGGCACCTCGATCGTCAAGCTGGTCGGCGTCGAGGGCAACGTCATTTTGGTGCGCGGCCTCGACTGCCTCGACGAGACGCCGCTGATCGACGTCAAGCCCGACCGCTGCGAGTTCACCCCGCTGGCCCCGCCGCAGGCGGGGGACTTCGAGACGGAGTAGGATCCGTAGCCCGGATGGAGCGACGCGAAATCCGGGGTGGTCTTACGACGCGGCAGAGATTCCCGGATTGCGCCGCGCTTCATCCGGGCTACGGGATCGCGTACGCGCCGTGGCCTACTTCAACGCCGCGATCAGCTTCGCCGCGCTCGCCTCCAGCACCTTGCCGTCTTCCTTGTGGCTCGCAGGCGGCAGCAGCGCGACGCCGTCCTTGCGCGGCATGACGTGCATGTGCAGATGGAACACGACTTGGCCGCCGGCTGGCTCGTTGAATTGCTGCACGGTGATGCCGTCGGCTTCGAACGCCTTCATCGCGGCGGCGGCGATCTTGTGCGATGCGCGCGCGACGTGCGCGTAGTCGTCGGGCTTGATGTCGAGGATGTTACGGGCAGGGGCCTTCGGAATGACGAGCGTATGCCCCGGCGAGCGCGGCATGATGTCGAGGAAGGCGAACACGTGCTCGTCCTCATAGACCTTGTAGCAAGGCAGCTCGCCGCGCAGGATCTTTGCGAAGATGTTGTTGCTGTCGTAGGCGGCGGGCATGGCGGCGGCTCCTCGATTGTGTTGCTTTATTGCCTAGGTGGCGACGGAGGCGTCAAGCGTCGTCGTCGACCGTCTTGCGGAACGGGCCGGCCTCGGCGAGCTCGCGGCCGACCTCGGCGACATAGTCGCGCTCGCGCTTGAGGTAATCGGCGATCGCCCGGCGCAGTCCGGGATCGGCGATGAAATGCGCCGAATAGGTGGTCTGCGGCAGGTAGCCGCGCGCCAGCTTGTGCTCGCCCTGCGCGCCGGCCTCGACCACCTTGAGCCCGCGCTGAACCGCGAAATCGATCGCCTGATAGTAGCAGACCTCGAAATGCAGGAACGGGTGGTGCTCGATCGCGCCCCAGTTGCGGCCGAACAGCGTGTCGGAGCCGATGAAGTTGATCGCACCCGCGATCCAGCGGCCGTTGCGCTTGGCCATCACCAGCAGCACGTCCCGGCTCATCGTCTCGCCGATCAGCGAGAAGAATTCTCGGGTCAGATACGGCCGGCCCCATTTGCGCGACCCGGTCTCCATGTAGAACTCGAAGAACGCATCCCAGGCGTCCTCGGTGATGTCGGAACCGGTCAGCCAGTGGATGGTGATCCCGGCGGCAACCGCCTCGCGACGCTCGCGCTTGATGCCCTTGCGGTGGCGCGAGTTCAGCGAGCCGAGAAAGTCGTCGAAGGTCTTGTAGCCCCCATTGTGCCAGTGGAACTGCTGGTCGGTCCGCTGCAGGAAACCATGTGCGCCGAGGAACCTGGCCTCGTCCTCGCGGGCGAACGTCACATGCACGGAGGAGGCCTCGGTGGCGTTGCAGAGTGCCCGCAGGCCTCGCGCCAGCGCCGAGCCGATCACCTCGCGGTCGACGCCGTCACGGATCAACAGCCGCGGTCCGGTCGCGGGCGTGAAGGGGACGGACACCTGGAGCTTCGGGTAATAGCTGCCGCCGGCGCGGTGATAGGCCTCGGCCCAGCCGCGATCGAACACGTATTCGCCCTGCGAATGCGATTTCAGATAGCAGGGCACGACGCCGACGATCCGGCCATCGAGTTTGGCGACCAGATGCCGCGGGCCCCAGCCGGTCCGCGGGCAGGCCGAATTGGAGGCTTCGGCGGCAGCGAAAAAGGCGTGGGAAACGAACGGGTTATAGCTCGAACTTGCGGCGGTCTGGCAATCGTTTGCGGAGCCGGGCGAGGCCAGCGTGTCGAGGTTATGGATGCTGTCCGCGTCCGCCTTGGGATTGGCGCAGGCGTCCCATTCGGCGGCCGGAATGCCGCCGATGTCAGCTACAGCCTCTAGGGTGATTTCAGAAGACGCCATCGAGAATGAAGACCGGTGCCTCGTTTGAGCATGATCTTTCCGGAACAGCTGGCTCCACTTCCGGATCATGCCCCGCATTCCGCCATCGCCGATGACGACCAACCTTCGCCAACATCGTGCGTCGCAGCGACGAGTTCAAGACTGCAAGAGGGTATGTCAGGTTCCCGGCACAAACCCCTCGAAAATTATCTGGTCGGCGTAGCGCGCCGCACGCTCGCGCTGTTCCGCGGTTCGGACAGTCCAGGCCAGCAGCGGACAGCCGAAGACGTTGCGGGCGATCCACGGCTCCGGCGCCGGCAGCTGGTTGACCCAATAGGCGACGAAATGCGGCTCGGTCGTAAAGCCGTGCCGCAGGTACAGCATGCTGTCGCGCTGCGCCGGCGTCAGCTTGTCCCAATGGCCGTCGTCATAGGTGCGCTGGGCGGTGATGCCGCGCGGCAGGTTCGGCATGATCTCGCGCAGTGCCAGCACCTGGTCGGGATCGAAGGACATGCCGACCACCGGGCCGGAATAGGACGCCAGCACCTCGGCCATCCGCCGCACCAGCTTGCGGTCGCCGTCGAAATGGCTCTTCACCTCGACCACCAGCGGCACGCGGCCGGCGACCAGCGCGCAGAGATCGCCGAGCGTCATCATCTGCTCGGCGGTGTCCTTGAACCTGACGGCCTTCAGCTCGGCCGCCGTCTTGGTCGCCAGCAGGCCCGAGCCCTCGGTGAGGCGGCCGAGCGCATCGTCGTGATGCACCATGGCCTCGCCGTCGGCGGTGAGCTGGATATCGCACTCGATGGCAAAATTGCCGGCGACCGCGGCGGTGGCCGCGGCCGGCATGTTCTCGATGATGCCGCGCGCGGCATCATGCAGGCCGCGATGGGCGACCGGCCGTTTCGTCAGCCAATCAGGCGCGCGCATCGATCAGGCGACTTCGAACACGCCTTCGACTTCGACCGCGGCGTCCGCGGGCAGCGAGGCGACGCCGACGGTGGTGCGGGCATGGCGGCCCTTGTCGCCGAATGCTTCGACCATCAGGTCGGAGGCGCCGTTCAGCACCTTCGGCCCGTCGAAGAAGTCGGGCGCCGAATTGATGAAGCCGCCGAGCCGCACCACGCGCACCACCTTGTCGAGATCGCCGAGCGCGGCCTTGATCTGGGCCAGCAGGTTGATTGCGCAGCCGCGCGCGGCAGCGGCGCCCTGTTCGAGCGTGACACCGGCACCGAGCTTGCCCTTGGCGATCAGCTTGCCCTCGGCGTTGAAGCAGACCTGGCCCGAGACGAACAGCAGGTTTCCGCTCCGGACGAAGGGGACATAGTTTGCGACCGGGGAGGTCGGCTCCGGAAGTGTGATGCCCTGTGACGCCAGTTTTTGTTCGACGGTACCCGCCATTTTTTGGTCCCCCAAATTGGATTGCACGAAGCCTGAAACGCGGTCAGGGCCAAGTTTGTTTCGATTGTTTCGCGCATCGTGCCGCCGGTTGCAAGCGACGGTAAGGCGAGGACAACGCGGCTATGATGTGCCGAATCGCATGGAAAGCTGCCGAAAATGACGGCATTTTCGCTGCGTACATTGCCATTTTGTCAGACTTGCCCCAGTTGCGGCGCAATACCACCGTCACTATTGTGGCGAATCCCTGCCTCCTTGAGGAAACCACATGACCCTGCCGTTCCGGACTCCGTCGCGTGCCCTGGTGTTTGCGATCGCCGTTGCCGCAGGATCCGGCCTGGTTCAGGGGCCCGCGGTCGCGGCGGCAAGCGGGCCGTTTCTCGCGCATCAGGCGCTCTACGACCTCAGCCTGGTGAAGTCGCGCGGCTCCAACTCGGTGAGCGATGCGCGCGGGCGCATCCTCTACAATTTCTCCGGCAACTCCTGCGAAGGCTATACCTCCGAATTCCGCCAGGTGTCCGAGCTCGACAGCGGCGAAGGCAAGGTGACGCTATCAGATCTTCGCTCGACGTCCTGGGAGGACGCGTCGGGCAAAAGCTACCGCTTCAAGATCGACACGCGGATGAACGACAGCGAATCGTCGCCGGTCGACGGCATCGCCGAGCGGGTCGGCGATCATATCACCGTGAAGCTGACCCAGCCGGTGAAGAAGACGTTCAATATCGACGGCAAGATCGTGTTCCCGACCGAGCAAATCCAGCACATCATCGCTGCCGCCCGCGATGGCAAATCGGTGCTCGAGCAAACCGTCTATGACGGCTCCGACAACGGCGAGAAGATCTACAACACGCTGACCGTGATCGGGCGGCCGATCGCGGGCGATCGCGCGCCGTCATCGCCTGATCCGTCGACGGCGAGCAATGCGATGAAGGCGATGACGCGCTGGCCCGTGACGGTGAGCTATTACGACAGCGACGCGCGCGCGAAGGACGGCGAGCAGACGCCGGTCTACGCGATGTCGTTCGAGCTCTACGAGAACGGCGTCTCTCGCGCGCTGGTACTGGATTACAACGATTTCGTGATCTCGGGCGCGCTCGACAAATTCGACGTCAGGGATTCCAAGCCCTGCAAGTGATACCATTCGGCGTCGTCCCGGGCAAGCGAAGCGCGACCCGGGACCCATAACCACAGGGCCGAGTTGTTGAAGGGGCTGTGGCCCCCGGCGTCGCGCAATAGTCACCTTCAGTGGTAATGGTCCCGGCCTTCGCCGGGACGACGGCGGAGCACTTTGCACGACCGCGCTGGCCGGAACCGTCCGACACGAGTAGGCTTCCCACAAACACGCGTGTCAGGGAGGCACATCATGAGCGAGCTCAACCATCTTCGCCCCAGCGGCCTGCATCACAATCCGGCTTACTCCCACGTTGTCGTCGCCTCCGGCGCGCGCACGATCTACATTTCGGGACAGGTCTCCGTCGACGAGGAGGGCCGCGTGGTCGGCGCCGGCGATCTCGCCGCGCAGACGACGCAGGTGATGCAGAACCTCGGCATGGCGCTGAAGGCCGCCGGGGCCGGCTATTCCAATATCGTCAAGATCACGACCTTCGTCGTCGGCTACAAGCCGGAGCTCCGCCCGATCATCGGCAAGGCACGCTCGGCATTCTTCGAGGGCATGGAGCCGCCGGCCTCTACGCTGGTCGGCGTCACCGCGCTCGCGGCGCCGGAATGGCTGATCGAGATCGAGGCGGTGGCGGTCACGGATTGAAGAACTCACCGCGAAGCTCGGGGAACCGTCATCCTGAGGAACCGCGAAGCGGCGTCCCGAAGGATGAACGGCCGGGGCTGGTGGCCGTCGACCCTTCGAGACGCGCGCAAGAGCGCGCTCCTCAGGGTGACGTCAACTGAGATCTACTGCTCCTCCGCGCTCTTCCCCGGCCCCTCATAGGCAATGCCCCTGATCACGGCGGCATTGCCGAACTTCTTGCGCAGATTGTCCATCGCGCGTTCGGCGTGCGCCGAGCGGCGGTCGAGCATGTCGGAATCATTGGCCTGCGCGCCCGGGCGCAGCGCGCTGACGCCGGTGCCCATCAGGCGGAAAGCGGTGCCGTCGATTTCCTTTGCAAGCATCTCGCGCGAGACCGCAAAGATCTTGGCGGCAAGCTGGGTCGGGGTCTGGATCGATTGCGAGCGGGTGCGCTGGCGGAAGTCCGCGGTCTTCAGCTTCAGCGTGATGGTGCAGCCCGAGAGCTCGCTGGTCTTCAGCCGCGCCGAGACCTTCTCGGACAGTTTCCAGAGCAGTTTCTCCAGCGTCGCGAAGTCGCGGATGTCGGTCTCGAACGTGGTCTCGCTCGATATCGTCTTGGCGCCGCGGTCGGCGACCACGCTGCGGTCGTCGATGCCGCGCGCCAGTCGCCACAGCCGGCGGCCTTCGCTCGCGAACTGCTTCATCAATTCGTTCTCGTCGGCGCGCTGCAGGTCGGCGATGATGCGGAAGCCGCGCTGCACCAGCTTCTCCTGGGTCGCAGGGCCGACGCCGTAGATGAACCCGACCGGCTTGCTCGCCAGCATCTCGCGCGCCTCGTCCTGGTCGAGCGCAGCAAAGCCCCTCGGCTTGTCGAGGTCGGAGGCGATCTTGGCGAGGAACTTGTTGCAGGACAGCCCGACCGACACCGTGATACCGATGTCGCGCTCGACGTCCCGGGCGAATTTGGCGAGCACCTTGGCCGGGATCATGCCGTGGACGCGCTGCGTGCCGGCGAGATCGAGGAAGGCCTCGTCGATCGACAGCGGCTCGACCAGCGGCGTCAGTGCCTGCATCGCCTGCCGCACCTCGCGCCCGACCCGGACATACTTCGCCATGTCCGGCGGAATCACGGTCGCGTCCGGGCAGAGTTCCAGAGCCTTGAACATCGGCATCGCCGAGCGGACGCCGTAGGTGCGGGCGATGTAGCAGGCGGCGGACACCACACCGCGCTTGCCGCCGCCGATGATGACCGGGCGATCGGCGATCTCAGGATTGTCGCGCTTCTCGACGGTGGCATAGAACGCGTCGCAGTCGATATGCGCCAGCGCCAGCGCGGGCAGGGCGCGATGACGCACCAGCCGCGGCGAGCCGCAATGGCTGCACCGCTTCACCTTGATATCGAGATCGCCGAGGCAGTCTCGGCAGAAACTGAGGGGGCCGTCGGAAGCTGCCGCTGCCGTCGTCACGGCACGTCGCGCTCCCATTTCGGGTCGCCCAGCGCCTGATGGGCGGCGGCGATATTGGTCGGGTGCAGTTCCGAGGCCTTGGCAAACGCCGTCACGGTGGCGTCGTCGCGCATCACGAAATCGAGCACGCTCGCAAGAAATTGAGGATCGGACGCAGCGTTCCGCAGCGTCTCTGGACCGATTCCGGTTTCGGCCAGGAACAGGCCCAGCCGCTCAGGATCGCCGGCAATGAAGCCGAGCGCCTGAATCGCAACGATTTCAGCAACTTCCCGGGGGTTGTGAACAGGCTTTTTCAACGCGCCGGTTTGCCTTTCCGTTAACTTATGGTCTCTATTGAGAGGCCCATCATGCCCGAGTCTTCCGCGTGTGTTCAAGCAACGGAAACCACGCTGCGGAAGTTGGACTTCGGGTTAACGGGTTAGAGCGATTCTGGCGCTAGTTTGAATTCACATTTTCGACGCGCTCCGAGCGCGGTGCGTGAGGTGCCGCAGCCGGGCCCGTCTCTTGGGTTTGGGAGGGACGGGATGGCCAAAACCGTCCTGATCGTGGAGGACAACGAGCTCAACATGAAGCTCTTTCGCGATCTGTTGGAAGCGCACGGCTATCAGACTTCGGGCACCAGCAATGGCTTCGAAGCGCTCGATCTCGTCCGCAAGCTGCGCCCCGACCTTATCCTGATGGACATCCAGCTACCCCAGGTTTCCGGTCTCGAGGTCACGCGCTGGATCAAGGACGATCCCGATCTGCGCACGATTCCGGTGGTCGCGGTCACCGCCTTCGCCATGAAGGGCGACGAAGAACGCATCCGCGAGGGCGGCTGCGAAGCCTATTTGTCCAAGCCGATCTCGGTCGGCAAATTTATTGAGACTGTCCGACGCTTTATCGGATAGGGGAGTTGTGGTGCAATGTCCGCGCGTATCCTCGTGGTCGATGACGTTCCGGCGAACGTCAAGCTGTTGGAAGCCCGTCTGTCAGCCGAATATTTCGATGTGCTGACTGCTTCCAACGGGACCGAGGCACTGGAAATCTGTGCACGCGCCGAATGCGACATCATCCTGCTCGACGTCATGATGCCTGACATGGACGGCTTCGAGGTCTGCCGCCGGCTGAAGTCGAATCCGGCGACCCATTTCATTCCGGTCGTCATCGTCACCGCGCTCGACAGCCCGGCTGATCGCGTGCGCGGCCTTGAGGCCGGCGCCGATGACTTCCTGACCAAGCCGGTGTCCGACGTCGTGCTGATCGCGCGCGTACGCTCGCTGACGCGGCTGAAGATGATGACCGACGAGTTGCGCATGCGCGCCATCACCTCGCTCGAGATCGGCATGCAGGCGCCCGAGCGCAGCGCGATCGCCGACAAGGGTACCGGCGGCCGCATCCTTCTGGTCGACGACCGGCCGTCGTCCTACGAGAAGCTGGCGCCGATCCTCTCGGCTGAGCATACCGTCGACGTCGAGATCAATCCGTCGGAAGCATTGTTCCATGCCGCCGAGGGCAATTACGACTTGCTGATCGTGTCACTCAGCCTCGACAATTACGACGGCTTGCGGCTGTGCAGCCAGGCCCGCTCGCTGGAGCGCACGCGCCAGGTCCCGATCCTCGCGATCTCGGATGCCGACAACAACACGCGGCTGATGCGCGGGCTCGAGATCGGCGTCAACGATTATCTGCTGCGTCCGGTCGACAAGAACGAACTCCTGGCGCGCGCGCGCACCCAGATCCGCCGCCGCCGTTACACCGATCATCTGCGTGACAATGTGCAGAACTCGATCGAGATGGCGATCACGGATGCGCTGACCGGTCTCAATAACCGGCGCTATATGGAAAGCCACCTCGCGACGCTCGCAGAGCAGGCTTCGATCC from Bradyrhizobium elkanii USDA 76 harbors:
- a CDS encoding PleD family two-component system response regulator, which encodes MSARILVVDDVPANVKLLEARLSAEYFDVLTASNGTEALEICARAECDIILLDVMMPDMDGFEVCRRLKSNPATHFIPVVIVTALDSPADRVRGLEAGADDFLTKPVSDVVLIARVRSLTRLKMMTDELRMRAITSLEIGMQAPERSAIADKGTGGRILLVDDRPSSYEKLAPILSAEHTVDVEINPSEALFHAAEGNYDLLIVSLSLDNYDGLRLCSQARSLERTRQVPILAISDADNNTRLMRGLEIGVNDYLLRPVDKNELLARARTQIRRRRYTDHLRDNVQNSIEMAITDALTGLNNRRYMESHLATLAEQASIRGKPLALMILDIDYFKAINDTYGHDAGDDVLREFAVRIRKSIRGIDLACRYGGEEFVIVMPETDLHVAGMVAERLRRSIAGEPFSVDKGGKRITVTISIGLTTLERKGEQVTDVLKRADTALYRAKHDGRNRVVSAAA